The Acidobacteriota bacterium nucleotide sequence CCGCTGCTGCTGCTCGACGAGCCGGCTGCGGGTCTCGACCTCGCCGGCCGGGAGCAGCTCGTGGCCATGCTGGCGGACGTGGCGGCCGACCCCGCCACCGCGGCCATCGTGCTCGTAACCCACCACGTCGACGAGATTCCGCCCGGCTTCACGCACGTGCTGATGCTGGCCGACGGACGGGTCGCGGCCCAGGGGCCGATTGCCGACACGCTGACGGCGGCGAACCTCTCCCGCTGCTTCGGTCTGCGGCTGGCCCTGGCGCGGCAGGGCGGACGCTGGATGGCCTGGGGTGAATGAAGTCCCGGCCGGGATCAGGCCAGGATCGGCGCGTTCTCGCGGAACTCCCGGACGAGCGCCTTCATCACCGCCGCGTAGTCGCCGGTCTCGTCGTAGATGCGCCGCTGCCGCCGGTAGCTCAGGCCGGTCCCGAGCATGGCGCCGACGCCCTGCAGCTCGGCGTCGCCGCCGAGACGCTTCGCCACCGGCGTCACCTCTTCCACGAGTCCGACCAGGCTCTCGTCCAGGCGCTCCAGGTTGCCGTCCTCGTCGACGATGATCTCCGCCTCGGTGGACCAGCGCGCCGCCCGCCACTTGTTCTCGCGGACGATCCAGTGCCGGTGGAGCGGCATGTACATCCCCTCGTCGTACTTCTCTCCCAGCCAGACCACCAGCGCCTGGATCAGCGCGGTGACGGCCATCACCTCGTCCAGCGTCGGCAGGCCGTCGCAGATGCGCACCTCGATGGTGCCGAAGGTGGGATGCGGGCGAACGTCCCACCAGATCTCCCGAATCGACTCGATCGCCTTGGCGCTGACCAGGGTGATCATCAGCCGCTGGAACTCGGCCCAGTTGAGCAGACGGTAGGGCAGGCCGGCGGTCGGCAGGCTCTCGAATATCTTGCTCCGGCAGGACGCCAGTCCGGTGTCGGCGCCGTTGAAGAAGGGCGAGCTGGCGGAGAGCGCCAGCAGGTGCGGCAGATAGGTGGTCAACCCGTTACTGACCGCGATCGCCTTCTCGCCGCTCTCGATGCCTACATGGACATGAACGCCGAAGATCATGAGGCGGCGCGCCGGCCACTGGCACTGATCGACCAGCCGCCGATAACGCTCCGAGTCGGTGATCCGCTGCTCCGCCCACCTCGAGAAGGGGTGCGTGCCGACGCATGCCACCTGGTAGCCGAGCTCGTCGGTGACGTCCAGGAGCTGGGAGATACGCTCCTGCAGGTCCCGGCGCACGGCGGCGACATCCTCGCAGACGTCCGTGTTCAGCTCGATGGTCGACTCGATGAGCTCCGCCTTGACGTGCGCGACGTCGGCGGTCTTCTGCAGAATCGCCGGCGCGCCGGCGACCAGGTTCATGGTCTCGGGATCGAGGAGCTGCAGCTCGAGCTCCACCCCGACCGTCGGACGCGGCGATCCACGGAACGCAATCCTCATCAATGCCCCTTCCCGAACGCTCTTGCCGGCGCGCAAGCCAACTGATTATATGGGGGTCGTGCCGCCGCGCCGCTCGCCCTTCTGGCGTTACACCGCGCTGCAGGTGCCGGGCTGGGTGCTGGCCCTGGCCCTCGGCTGGTGGATCCACACGTCGTTCGACGCACCGGGATGGGTGGCGCCCGCGATCCCGCTGGTCTGGGTCGTCAAGGACATGGCGCTCTACCCGCTGCTGCGCAGCGCCTACGACGTGAACGAGGCGCCCCCGGTGGAACGCCTCGTCGGGCGCCGCGGGGTGGCCATCGAGCCGCTGGCCCCGTCCGGTTACGTGCGCATCGGCGGCGAGCTCTGGCGGGCGCGGGCGGGGGACGCGGCGCCCATCCGCACGGGGCTGGCGGTGGAAGTCGTCGGCGCCGAGGGGCTCGTCCTGTCTGTTCGGCACGCCGGCGCGGAAACGAGCGCCGACGGGCAGGCCGACTCCGCTCGCCACCCGTCCGGTTGAGAACGGCCGGACGGAGGCGCCGGACGCCGGCCGGCTCTCACGCGCCGGCGCCTGCCGCCCCCGCATCCCGGACGGGCACGCCGCCCGCCTGCGCGCGCTGCCAGTCGACGGTGCGCCGGAGCCCCTCCTCGACCGCCACGGCCGGCGCGAGGCCCAGGAGCTCGCGGGCCAGCGACACGTCCGCCTGCGAGTGCCGGACGTCGCCGGGTCGCGAGTCGGCGCGGCGCGGCTCGACGAAGCTCCCGGTGGCCCGCTGCAACGCCGCGCACAGCGCGTTGACCGACAGTCGGCCGCCGCGGGCGACGTTGACGGCCCGTCCCGAGATCCCCGGCGCGGCGCAGGCCTGCAGGACGCCGCGGGCGATGTCGGTGACGTAGGTGAAATCACGCGTCTGCTCGCCGTCCCCGTAGATCGTCGGTGCGCGTCCCTCGAGCAGCGCCGCCGTGAACAGCGAGATGACGCCCGAGTAGGGCGACAGCGGCGATTGCCGCGGTCCGAACACGTTGAAGAACCGCAGCGCGACCGTCTCCAGCCCGTACAGCCGGCTGAACAGCGCCGCGTACTGCTCGCCGATCAGCTTGTGCAACGCGTACGGCGACAGGGGCGCGGGGCGCAGCCCCTCGTGCTTCGGCAGGGTCTCCGACTCGCCGTAGACGGACGACGAGCTGGCCAGCACCACCCGCCGCACGCCGGCCTCGCGGGCGGCGAGCAGCAGCTCGTGCGTCGCCTCGACGTTGGCGCGGTGGGCACGGCGCGGCTCCCGCACGGATCGCGGCACGGAAGGGATCGCCGCCAGGTGGATGGCGCAGTCGACCCCGGCCACCGCCGCCTCGGCTACCTGCCGCTCGGCGAGGTCGGCCTCGACCAGCTCGATCTCCGGATGCGCCGCCAGATTGTCGCGGCAGCCGGTCGACAGGTCGTCCACCACGCGGACCGCGTCGCCGCGCGCGGCGAGCGCGTCCACGACGTGGGACCCGATGAACCCGGCGCCGCCGGTGACGAGATAACGCGTCATGCCTGGAGGCTCGCGGCAAGCCCCGGACCGCCCGACGCCGCTCGGTGGATACGCCGCCAAGGATTCCGCCGCAGCCGGCGCGTAAGCCGAATTCTGTACCGCGTTCGGTCACGCCATGAGCGCGTCGTCACGCGGCGGCGACCATTCCTCTGGCCCCGCCGTCGCCGGCGGGATCGAGCAACCTACCCGGAGGCCTCGGACGGGCCGCCCTGTAGCGCCTCCCTATTTGGTCTTGCTCCGTGCGGGGTTTAGCCTGCCATCCCCCTTGCGGGGGACGCGGTGCGCTCTTACCGCACCTTTTCACCCTTACCGCGCGCCGAGCGAGCGTGCGCGGCGCGCGGCGGTATGTTTTCTGTGCCACTTTCCTTCAGGTCGCCCTGACCGGGCGTTACCCGGCGCACTGCCCTGCGGAGTTCGGACTTTCCTCCCCGTCCGATCGCGGCCGAGGCCGCGCCGGACGCAGCGGCCGCCCGGCCGACTGCGGCGGAATGTCAAAGAACGCTGTCGTCAGCCGTCGCTCTCCTGGCTGATGCGGTACTGCTCCAGCTTCTTGTAGAGATTACTACGGGGCGTGTCGATCTCCTCGGCCGTGCGGGAGATGTTCCAGTCGAGCTCCCGCAGTCGGGCGACGAGGAAGCTGCGCTCGCTGACCTCCTTGAACTCGCGCAGGGTGCGCGCCCCCGCCGCCGAGCCGGCCGCGGCGGGCCGCTCGTCGAGCCGCAGCACCGAACGCACGTCGCCGAGCGTGATCGACTGCCCCGAAACCATCACCAGCAGGCGCTCGACCGAGTTGCGCAGCTCGCGGACGTTTCCCCGCCAGTGGTGCCGCGCGAGCGCGCCGACCGCCTCCTCGCTGAACGGCTTCGGCCGAAAGTTGTTCTCCCGCGCGAACATCGTCGCGAAGTGCCGTACGAGCAGGGGAATGTCCTCCGCCCGCTCGCGCAGCGGCGGCACCTGAATCGGCAGCACGCTCAGGCGAAAGTACAGGTCCTCCCGGAACTCGCCCGCGTCGATGGCCTGCTCCAGGTTCCGGTGGGTCGCGGCCAGGACGCGGACGTCCACGCGAATGGTGCGGGCCGACCCCAGCCGCTCCACCTCGCCCTCCTGGAGGACCCGCAGCACCTTGGCCTGCGTCTTCAGCGACATGTCGCCGATCTCGTCCAGGAAGATGGTGCCACGGTCCGCCTGCTCGAACTTCCCCACCTGCTTCTCGGTGGCGCCGGTGAACGACCCGCGCTCGTGACCGAACAGCTCCGACTCGATCAGGTCGTCGGGGATCGCGGCGCAGTTGACCTGCACGAACCGCTCGCGGACCCGCGGCCCGTTGCGATGAATGGCGCGCGCGACCAGCTCCTTGCCGACGCCGCTCTCGCCCTGAATCAGCACCGCGCTCCGTACGGGCGCGGCACGCCGGATCTCCTCGGTCATCGCGTGCAGCGCGCGGCTGTCCCCCACCATCTCGTGGCGCGCCTCGGCGGCCCGCCGCCAGCTCCGGTTCTCCGTGCGGAGCCGGCGCTGGTTCAGGGCGTTGCGGATCGTGACGGTCACGCGGTCGGTCGACAGCGGCTTCTCGAGGAAGTCGAACGCCCCGAGCCGGGTCGCCTCCACCGCCGTGCTCACCGTCCCGTGCCCGGAGATGATGACCACCGGCAGCAGCTCGTCCAGCGCCCGGATCTTGCGCAGCACCTCGATGCCGTCCATCCCCGGCATCTTGACGTCGAGGAACACCAGATCCGGATCGTCGCGCTCGACGCACGCCAGCCCCGCCTGCCCGCTGGGGGCGAGCAGGCACTCGTAGCCGTCGTACTCCAGGATCATCTTCAGCGAGTCGCGGATGGCGATCTCGTCGTCGATGACCACGATGCGGTGCTTCATGGCGGCCCTGCGTCCAATCCCGCCGCGCGCGCGACGATCCGGCGGCGGTCGATTGTCCGCCGGGCGCGGCGGCGCAGGCAAGGCGAGCGGTGTGGCGGTCGGCGCGAACGCGGGCGCGCCGCTTCACTCGCGAGGCGGATCGGCGGTCGCCGCCGCCGCAGCCGGATCGGTTGAAGGCTCCGGTTGCGGATCGGGATCCACCGCCGGCGCGACGGCGTCCGGCTCGGCTTCGTCAGGCGCCGCCACCGACTCCGTGTCCGCCTCCTCAGCCGCCGGCGCGACCCCGGGGAGGCGAGCCGCGATGCCGTTCAACTCGCCGCGCAGAACGGCGATCTGGTCCTCGAGTGCGTCGCGCACGTCGTCGACGCGGGTGTTCGCGCCGGCGATCTCCGCCATGACATCGGTGCGCAGCTCCTCGATCCGCTCGTTCACGTCGTCGATGCGCGTGCTCAGGCTGCCGCTGACGCTGGCGATCTGCGCCGAGAGCAGTCCGGTCGCCAGCAGGACGACCGGCACGAGGGTTCCGATGATCCACTTCGCGTCGCCGCCCATCGCGATGATCTCGATGTCCGACGTGTCGTGGACGGCCGAGCCGGTCTGCGGCGCCTCGTAGGCGGGCGCACCGGTCTCCTGCGCCTCCTCGTGGACGGGCCCTCCTGCCTGCGGCGCCTCGTGGGCGGGCGCACTGGTCTCCTGCGCCTCCTGGATGACCACGCCGGCCGCCGCGGCCTCGTCGACGGGCGCGCCGGCCTGCGGCGCCTCGTGGATGGCCACGCCGGCCTCCGCGGCCTCGTCGACGGCCACGGCGTCCGCCGCCGCGGGCGCGGCCGACGCCGCGGCATGCCGCTCCAGGCAGCTCCGGAGCTCGTCGCCCGAGCGAATGACGTGCGTGCCGGGAAGGCGCGGGTCCACCTGATCCGGCGTGTAGCCGGTGGGCTCGCCCGTGCTGCCGTTGACGATCCACGAAGCCTCCGGCCGGCGGGCGCCGAGCAGACGGGAGACCGCCTGCGGCCGAACACCCAGAACCTCGCCAACGGCCCCGAACGTCGCCCGCACCGGCACGGCGTTTAGGTAATCCAGAATCGTCTCGATGGTCATGCGCGGCAGAGTAGCACACGCCCGGCCGGGTGACCGCAACAGATTGGTGTGTCGTGCCATCCTCCGAGGCGGCGGATGCGGGGCAGTCGTCGTCGCAGCTCCTGTTGGGGCAGCAGCTTCCTGTCCCCGTCTTCAAATTGACGCGGCGCGCCCGGCATCGAGCCCCGAATCGTACCCGGTAGCGGACCGTGGACGAACAGCAATGCGAGCCCCGCCCGCGAGGCGGGTGTCATACCGGGTGCGCAGTCCCGCTTCCGTCGCCCAAGGAGGGACAAGCGATGAACGGCAACACCCAAGACACCCACCGCCTCCGCACGGACGACATGCACGTGGTCTGCCCGCGTGCGGCCGGCGTGGACGTCCACAAGACGCGCATCACCGCCGCGCTACGGGTCTGCGAGGCGGGCGGTGGACCGGCGCGCGTAGTGACGCAGGAGTTCAGCGCGCTGCCGGATGGACTCCAGGCGATGACCGACTGGCTCCTTGACCACGACGTCACCGCGGCGGCGCTGGAGAGCACCGGCGTGTACTGGAAGGCCCCGTTCGAGGCCCTCGAAGACGCCGGCATCCGCGCCGACCTGCACCATGCCGAGCATGTCAGACAGATCCGCGGCAGAAAGACCGACGGCAGCGACAGCCTGTGGCTCGCTCGCGTGTGCCAGTTCGGTCTCGTCACGCCGAGCTTCGTCCCGCCGCGTCGCTTCCGCCAGTTACGGCAGTTGACCCGCTACCGCCGGACGCTCGTCGCCGAGCGCAGCCGCGCACGCAATCGGATCCACAAGATCCTCGACCACGACGGCCTCCGCCTCGGCGGCGTCCTGTCGGACATCTTCGGCATGAACGGGCGGCGCATACTCGACGGCCTCGCCGCCGGCCGCCCTGCGCGACGCATCCTGGCCGATGTCACCGGCCACATCCGGGGCAAGCTGGAATTGCTGACCAGGACCCTGGCCGCCACGCTC carries:
- a CDS encoding glutamate--cysteine ligase, yielding MRIAFRGSPRPTVGVELELQLLDPETMNLVAGAPAILQKTADVAHVKAELIESTIELNTDVCEDVAAVRRDLQERISQLLDVTDELGYQVACVGTHPFSRWAEQRITDSERYRRLVDQCQWPARRLMIFGVHVHVGIESGEKAIAVSNGLTTYLPHLLALSASSPFFNGADTGLASCRSKIFESLPTAGLPYRLLNWAEFQRLMITLVSAKAIESIREIWWDVRPHPTFGTIEVRICDGLPTLDEVMAVTALIQALVVWLGEKYDEGMYMPLHRHWIVRENKWRAARWSTEAEIIVDEDGNLERLDESLVGLVEEVTPVAKRLGGDAELQGVGAMLGTGLSYRRQRRIYDETGDYAAVMKALVREFRENAPILA
- a CDS encoding NAD-dependent epimerase/dehydratase family protein, translated to MTRYLVTGGAGFIGSHVVDALAARGDAVRVVDDLSTGCRDNLAAHPEIELVEADLAERQVAEAAVAGVDCAIHLAAIPSVPRSVREPRRAHRANVEATHELLLAAREAGVRRVVLASSSSVYGESETLPKHEGLRPAPLSPYALHKLIGEQYAALFSRLYGLETVALRFFNVFGPRQSPLSPYSGVISLFTAALLEGRAPTIYGDGEQTRDFTYVTDIARGVLQACAAPGISGRAVNVARGGRLSVNALCAALQRATGSFVEPRRADSRPGDVRHSQADVSLARELLGLAPAVAVEEGLRRTVDWQRAQAGGVPVRDAGAAGAGA
- a CDS encoding sigma-54-dependent Fis family transcriptional regulator, coding for MKHRIVVIDDEIAIRDSLKMILEYDGYECLLAPSGQAGLACVERDDPDLVFLDVKMPGMDGIEVLRKIRALDELLPVVIISGHGTVSTAVEATRLGAFDFLEKPLSTDRVTVTIRNALNQRRLRTENRSWRRAAEARHEMVGDSRALHAMTEEIRRAAPVRSAVLIQGESGVGKELVARAIHRNGPRVRERFVQVNCAAIPDDLIESELFGHERGSFTGATEKQVGKFEQADRGTIFLDEIGDMSLKTQAKVLRVLQEGEVERLGSARTIRVDVRVLAATHRNLEQAIDAGEFREDLYFRLSVLPIQVPPLRERAEDIPLLVRHFATMFARENNFRPKPFSEEAVGALARHHWRGNVRELRNSVERLLVMVSGQSITLGDVRSVLRLDERPAAAGSAAGARTLREFKEVSERSFLVARLRELDWNISRTAEEIDTPRSNLYKKLEQYRISQESDG
- a CDS encoding IS110 family transposase produces the protein MNGNTQDTHRLRTDDMHVVCPRAAGVDVHKTRITAALRVCEAGGGPARVVTQEFSALPDGLQAMTDWLLDHDVTAAALESTGVYWKAPFEALEDAGIRADLHHAEHVRQIRGRKTDGSDSLWLARVCQFGLVTPSFVPPRRFRQLRQLTRYRRTLVAERSRARNRIHKILDHDGLRLGGVLSDIFGMNGRRILDGLAAGRPARRILADVTGHIRGKLELLTRTLAATLDPVALVTLQMQLEAVDRTEAAIAALDGRIQAALANYRRPLLLLQTIPGIDLRSATAILVEIGPDVVAFRSARHLAAWAGVAPGNHVSAGKRRSGRVRPGNRTLRATLAECAHGAARSTSSQFHRYHQELAKRLGYQRAILATAHKLLRVIHAVLSNDRPYSDPRIDYERLVIESGAPRWIRMLKQNDLIEEVRSMRT